In Rhodothermus marinus DSM 4252, a single genomic region encodes these proteins:
- a CDS encoding MlaD family protein: MSREARVGLLALAGIALFVIALFAIANRSFLLSDTFLLRARFNRVAGLVPGAPVQFQGVNVGRVESVQLPPEPGGQIEVTMAIKEEARRVIHVRTQAQIKSEGLVGQQIVVLVNPPGVQGEPVSEGDLIVGVDPFDLFEITDRALASVQRFEDAANAFRQIMLDVRAGEGTLGKLIYDPTLYDEFVATTNETRRVLNNLANNAEALVALAEEATQGVQSILDKIDRGEGTMARMLNDPALYERLLATADTLRLVASDLRAITGAAENAANWGALGAYRFAELMEAAKHNWLFRRYFEERGYMERAPFEVRERAIEQAYRQLQARMRELDAWERQLQEREARLKALETRLSALADSLAGTDGR, translated from the coding sequence TGGCGCTGGCGGGCATCGCGCTGTTCGTCATCGCACTGTTTGCGATTGCGAACCGCTCGTTTCTGCTGAGCGACACGTTTCTGCTGCGCGCCCGTTTCAACCGGGTGGCCGGGCTGGTACCCGGAGCGCCCGTACAGTTTCAGGGCGTGAACGTGGGGCGCGTCGAGTCGGTGCAACTGCCGCCGGAGCCGGGCGGACAGATCGAAGTGACGATGGCGATCAAGGAAGAAGCCCGGCGTGTGATCCACGTGCGCACGCAGGCGCAGATCAAAAGCGAGGGGCTGGTCGGTCAGCAGATCGTCGTGCTGGTCAATCCGCCGGGCGTGCAGGGCGAGCCGGTTTCGGAGGGCGACCTGATCGTGGGGGTCGATCCGTTCGACCTGTTCGAGATCACGGACCGGGCGCTGGCCTCGGTGCAGCGCTTCGAGGACGCGGCCAACGCCTTCCGTCAGATCATGCTCGACGTGCGGGCCGGCGAGGGCACGCTGGGCAAGCTGATCTACGATCCGACGCTCTACGACGAATTCGTGGCCACCACGAACGAGACGCGGCGCGTGCTGAACAACCTGGCGAACAACGCCGAGGCACTGGTGGCGCTGGCCGAAGAGGCCACCCAGGGCGTGCAGTCGATCCTGGACAAGATCGACCGGGGCGAGGGTACGATGGCCCGGATGCTGAACGACCCGGCGCTTTACGAGCGGCTGCTGGCTACGGCCGATACGCTCCGGCTGGTGGCTTCCGACCTGCGGGCCATCACAGGTGCCGCGGAAAACGCGGCCAACTGGGGGGCGCTGGGGGCTTATCGGTTCGCCGAGCTGATGGAAGCGGCCAAGCACAACTGGCTCTTCCGGCGCTACTTCGAGGAGCGCGGTTACATGGAGCGGGCACCTTTCGAGGTGCGGGAGCGGGCCATCGAACAGGCCTACCGGCAACTTCAGGCCCGCATGCGTGAACTGGACGCCTGGGAACGACAATTGCAGGAACGCGAAGCCCGGCTGAAGGCGCTGGAAACGCGCCTGTCGGCCCTGGCCGACTCGCTGGCCGGCACCGATGGACGTTGA